In Microvenator marinus, one genomic interval encodes:
- a CDS encoding multiheme c-type cytochrome, with translation MLRKSATSLLFAASFAACDKPAPKPKADADAAKKAIEKSTEFYESRPYFQQPIAMHQEVPKGLPDISAATCGSCHTEIYEEWKISTHARAWMDDAQFQEELKKSRGTGPDQDVEWMCVNCHTPVMNQLPKLVVGLNDGKLNSPQYVENPHYDEKLQLEAITCATCHVRDGKILGPWGDQSRAPHPVQKSESLLTEENCVRCHQAEAVFPELTLGCFFTTGAEWKQSPAAKAGQTCQSCHMPEVERPVAIQEGLPVRKTRRHWFGGSLIPKHPKFEAEIAPLRKIYGSGVEFELRQTERKCEKFEPCVWVELEILNNKAGHHMPTGDPERHLVVQINAEGLVAPYELQIGSKFQWWPEIKKLSDNRIPAGKSQITTHEFPAGTSKIEVKAEKFRMYQDAFDHHHLEGRYVRGRLFHESVWELGPEGAKRTLLRDDTTPEEPAKSEE, from the coding sequence GTGCTTAGAAAATCCGCCACCTCACTTCTCTTCGCTGCTTCTTTTGCTGCTTGCGACAAGCCAGCGCCAAAGCCAAAAGCAGACGCGGACGCCGCCAAGAAGGCGATCGAGAAATCGACCGAATTCTACGAGTCTCGGCCGTATTTCCAGCAGCCAATCGCGATGCACCAAGAGGTTCCCAAAGGACTTCCAGACATCAGCGCGGCCACCTGTGGGTCTTGCCATACCGAAATCTACGAGGAGTGGAAAATTTCGACCCATGCGAGGGCGTGGATGGACGACGCACAGTTTCAAGAGGAGCTCAAGAAGTCGCGCGGAACCGGACCAGACCAAGACGTGGAATGGATGTGCGTGAATTGCCACACGCCGGTCATGAATCAACTTCCAAAACTCGTCGTAGGTCTCAACGACGGTAAGCTCAACTCCCCACAATACGTGGAGAACCCTCACTACGATGAGAAGCTACAGCTCGAGGCTATCACCTGCGCCACGTGCCACGTTCGCGACGGAAAAATCCTCGGCCCGTGGGGAGACCAAAGCCGAGCACCTCATCCTGTGCAAAAGTCCGAGTCATTACTGACTGAAGAGAATTGTGTGCGTTGCCATCAGGCTGAGGCCGTCTTTCCTGAACTGACGCTCGGCTGCTTCTTTACGACCGGAGCGGAGTGGAAACAAAGCCCCGCCGCCAAGGCTGGCCAAACCTGCCAGAGCTGCCACATGCCGGAAGTCGAGAGGCCAGTCGCGATTCAAGAGGGTCTTCCTGTGCGCAAAACTCGGCGCCACTGGTTCGGCGGAAGCCTGATCCCAAAACACCCAAAATTCGAGGCCGAGATTGCGCCCCTGAGGAAGATTTACGGGAGTGGTGTAGAGTTCGAGCTTCGCCAAACCGAGAGGAAGTGCGAAAAATTTGAACCGTGTGTTTGGGTGGAGCTTGAGATTCTAAACAACAAAGCTGGGCACCATATGCCTACTGGAGACCCTGAGCGCCACCTGGTCGTGCAAATCAACGCCGAAGGTCTAGTGGCGCCTTACGAGCTTCAGATCGGCTCTAAGTTTCAATGGTGGCCCGAAATCAAGAAGCTCTCGGACAATCGCATCCCAGCTGGCAAATCGCAGATTACGACACATGAATTCCCCGCCGGAACCTCTAAGATTGAGGTCAAGGCGGAGAAGTTCAGAATGTATCAAGACGCGTTCGACCACCACCACTTGGAAGGCAGGTACGTTCGTGGTCGGCTCTTCCATGAATCCGTTTGGGAGCTTGGCCCAGAAGGCGCCAAACGCACTCTACTTCGCGACGATACGACGCCGGAAGAACCAGCCAAGAGCGAGGAATAG
- a CDS encoding sulfurtransferase codes for MLFRNFRRNAIGALLSLSLLATVGCGDTVTEQRCTSESQELCEARPLNSTVFITPQQALEYRDAGALVLDARSLEKYEAGHIPGAVHTLGGKEFQDELGLVIPDLVALTETARNLGINNDQKIVVYGDNISSNTGRLFWTLEYLGHGDVYFVIEGYETILAETGEEPATEATVPEKGDFVVALRDSVWASAEEVKEAAEGTKPAILIDTRREGEWYGDEDRGDPRQGAIPNASWYYWENVYDETTGKLRPKDELRAEFESLGLFEEDTLIIPYCQTGVRSTIVYAVFRWLGHNNVKNYDGSWAEWSRDNDLPIVDHEPEASEPTE; via the coding sequence ATGTTGTTTAGGAATTTCAGAAGAAACGCGATCGGCGCACTACTTTCACTTTCGCTCTTGGCGACCGTGGGCTGCGGGGACACGGTGACCGAGCAACGCTGTACTTCCGAAAGCCAAGAGCTTTGCGAAGCACGTCCGCTCAATTCAACAGTCTTCATTACACCTCAGCAGGCGCTGGAGTACCGCGATGCGGGCGCATTGGTTCTCGACGCGCGAAGCCTTGAGAAATACGAGGCCGGACACATTCCTGGCGCGGTTCACACCCTGGGTGGAAAAGAGTTCCAAGACGAGCTCGGACTCGTGATTCCAGACTTGGTCGCCCTCACCGAGACGGCCAGAAATCTTGGCATCAACAACGACCAGAAGATCGTTGTGTACGGTGACAACATCTCGAGCAACACGGGGCGCCTCTTCTGGACGCTTGAGTACCTTGGACACGGCGATGTTTACTTCGTCATCGAGGGCTACGAGACCATTCTTGCAGAGACTGGCGAAGAGCCGGCTACCGAGGCCACGGTGCCTGAAAAAGGTGACTTTGTGGTGGCCCTGAGAGACTCAGTTTGGGCTTCTGCTGAAGAGGTCAAAGAAGCCGCAGAGGGAACAAAGCCAGCCATCCTTATCGATACACGCCGCGAAGGCGAGTGGTATGGGGATGAGGACCGTGGCGATCCACGCCAAGGCGCGATTCCAAATGCAAGTTGGTACTACTGGGAAAATGTCTACGACGAGACCACCGGCAAGTTGCGTCCAAAAGACGAACTTCGCGCAGAGTTTGAGTCGCTTGGCCTCTTCGAAGAAGACACACTCATCATTCCGTATTGCCAGACCGGCGTTCGCTCAACCATTGTTTATGCGGTCTTCCGCTGGCTCGGCCACAACAACGTAAAGAATTACGACGGCTCTTGGGCCGAGTGGTCACGCGACAATGACCTTCCGATCGTGGACCACGAACCCGAAGCCTCAGAGCCTACGGAGTAA
- a CDS encoding YeeE/YedE family protein produces the protein MTMEFDYMALAGGAMIGAAALVLWLGLGRIAGVSGIIANSPREGSAWRWAFLLGLLGAGVVASLGGGIPDPTKPTGVMLLAGLLVGIGTVVGNGCTSGHGVCGIGRLSKRSLIATCVFMATGGITVWIWGGAV, from the coding sequence ATGACGATGGAATTTGACTATATGGCACTTGCGGGCGGGGCGATGATCGGCGCAGCAGCGCTCGTCCTCTGGCTCGGTCTGGGAAGAATTGCCGGCGTCTCCGGCATTATCGCGAACTCACCGCGTGAGGGTTCTGCATGGCGTTGGGCTTTCTTGCTCGGACTCCTTGGAGCCGGAGTTGTGGCGAGTCTCGGCGGTGGAATCCCAGATCCTACGAAACCAACTGGGGTGATGCTTTTGGCGGGACTTCTTGTTGGGATAGGCACGGTCGTGGGTAACGGATGTACGAGCGGGCACGGTGTTTGTGGTATTGGCCGGCTCTCGAAGCGCTCTTTGATCGCCACGTGTGTGTTCATGGCTACCGGCGGTATCACGGTTTGGATTTGGGGAGGTGCGGTATGA
- a CDS encoding YeeE/YedE family protein: protein MRSFVFAFLSGILFGAGLVVSGMTDTSKVLAFLDVTGDFNPALALVMVGAIGVFLPGYFLSRRLKKPLLTQEFSHPEKTLVDTPLILGSSLFGVGWGLSGVCPGPAVVNVASLNSGFLGFFVAMLAGMALVALARGISARGGLPTGPSTRNQHEPALPES, encoded by the coding sequence ATGAGGAGTTTCGTTTTTGCGTTTCTCTCCGGAATACTATTTGGCGCAGGATTGGTGGTCTCAGGGATGACCGATACGTCGAAGGTCTTGGCCTTTTTGGACGTTACGGGAGACTTCAATCCTGCGCTTGCGCTCGTCATGGTCGGAGCAATCGGCGTGTTTCTGCCCGGATATTTTCTATCGCGTCGGCTCAAAAAACCGCTGCTGACGCAGGAATTCAGTCATCCCGAAAAGACGTTAGTAGATACACCTCTGATTCTCGGATCTTCTCTATTCGGAGTCGGTTGGGGGCTTAGCGGCGTTTGTCCAGGCCCAGCCGTGGTTAACGTGGCGTCTCTGAACTCAGGATTTTTGGGGTTCTTTGTAGCGATGCTAGCCGGCATGGCATTGGTCGCCTTAGCGCGTGGAATCAGCGCAAGAGGGGGTTTGCCCACTGGCCCATCGACCCGAAATCAGCACGAACCGGCCCTGCCGGAGTCCTGA
- a CDS encoding LEA type 2 family protein gives MKYRWLLLAMCVLVLSGCKTPEVNLKSALLKNLTASRLDVGLNLDVFNPNEYELPIQQVDWSLDLFNSRFNDGSVALKRNIPAARRVGVEVPLGIAFNAVAVGAQNILTKRSIPWGIDGGVAFRTPAGPVRADFGSMGQWANPLLR, from the coding sequence ATGAAATACAGATGGCTATTGTTAGCGATGTGCGTACTTGTTTTGAGCGGTTGCAAGACCCCTGAGGTCAACCTTAAAAGTGCGCTGCTCAAGAATCTGACGGCTTCGCGGCTCGATGTGGGCCTCAATCTCGACGTCTTCAACCCCAACGAATATGAGCTTCCGATTCAGCAAGTGGATTGGTCACTCGACCTTTTCAATTCGCGGTTCAATGACGGCTCGGTGGCCCTTAAGCGCAACATTCCCGCCGCGCGGCGCGTGGGCGTTGAGGTCCCTCTGGGCATTGCCTTTAATGCGGTTGCGGTGGGGGCTCAGAATATTCTGACCAAACGCTCCATCCCGTGGGGTATTGACGGCGGCGTTGCGTTCAGGACTCCGGCAGGGCCGGTTCGTGCTGATTTCGGGTCGATGGGCCAGTGGGCAAACCCCCTCTTGCGCTGA
- a CDS encoding response regulator, producing the protein MAMQIWAVDDEESLLMAIGELLRETDFEYRSFVDPREVIPALDERIPDLILVDLNMPRMTGTELIKALRNSSAADVPVMVLTALSSEGALLNAFKAGADDVVRKPFSFSELLARISWQLERAQQIRALRRKNSDLRILTELAKTMSQEDSLGNVLRVLVDSMRRALSVARCGVYLVDEESGELHRALPSDPSRAEGSPNLSLDYRNIEALAKGLASRRPVLLGQKETSELMAKMGGEAVRSETVSSAIYPMQLSGRLIGVIVLIATRDDFGQDDREKDLCSIASDLTAVAVRRSELFHSLRRDHFLIDERSRELAEAKDLLQGVIESSPDAIVVASIAGEILIFNRAAERILGWSRNEAIGMHVRNLYPAGGAERIMALLRQDKYGGEGRLLAQRHVLTDKEERELPVEISAALIHDQDGAEVATVGIFKDLRRDLHMEERLLAATEDLERTRRRVVVAELAGAAAHELNQPLTSLLGYTELMRRKVTEAEHLRILSKIDSDAKRVADIVGKIGRITDYRTKEYVGGARIMDLDSASEAIDEGEEH; encoded by the coding sequence ATGGCGATGCAAATTTGGGCAGTTGATGATGAAGAGAGTTTGCTGATGGCGATCGGCGAGCTTCTTCGTGAGACTGACTTTGAATACAGGTCCTTTGTGGACCCTCGTGAGGTTATTCCGGCCTTAGATGAACGGATACCCGACCTCATTCTGGTGGACCTCAATATGCCTCGGATGACGGGCACCGAACTCATCAAGGCGTTGAGAAACTCAAGTGCGGCCGATGTTCCGGTGATGGTTCTGACGGCCTTGAGCTCCGAGGGCGCGCTACTGAACGCGTTCAAGGCAGGCGCGGACGACGTGGTTCGAAAGCCCTTTAGCTTCTCAGAGCTCCTCGCCAGGATTTCCTGGCAGCTCGAGAGAGCACAGCAGATTCGTGCGCTTCGAAGGAAGAACTCGGACCTCAGAATTTTGACCGAGCTGGCAAAAACCATGAGCCAGGAGGACTCGCTTGGCAATGTGCTTCGCGTGCTTGTGGACTCGATGAGGCGTGCGCTGAGCGTGGCGCGGTGCGGAGTCTATCTGGTGGATGAGGAGTCCGGAGAGCTTCATCGAGCGCTCCCCTCAGACCCATCACGCGCCGAGGGCTCGCCGAATCTCAGCCTCGACTATCGCAATATTGAGGCGCTCGCCAAAGGCTTGGCGTCTAGGCGTCCGGTCTTGCTCGGCCAAAAAGAAACCTCCGAATTGATGGCGAAAATGGGCGGTGAGGCTGTCAGGTCTGAGACCGTGTCGTCGGCGATCTATCCCATGCAGCTGAGTGGGCGACTGATAGGTGTCATCGTGTTGATCGCCACACGAGACGATTTTGGCCAGGATGACCGCGAGAAAGACCTTTGTTCGATCGCGTCCGACCTCACGGCGGTTGCCGTTCGAAGGAGCGAGCTCTTTCATTCGTTGCGCCGGGACCATTTCCTGATCGACGAGCGAAGCCGCGAACTCGCTGAAGCTAAGGACCTGCTCCAGGGCGTGATCGAATCGAGCCCAGACGCGATTGTCGTGGCTTCAATCGCCGGAGAAATCCTGATCTTCAACCGCGCCGCAGAACGCATTCTCGGTTGGTCCAGAAACGAAGCGATCGGAATGCATGTCCGAAACCTCTATCCGGCAGGTGGAGCCGAGCGAATCATGGCATTGCTCCGTCAAGACAAATACGGCGGGGAGGGGAGGCTTTTGGCTCAACGCCACGTGCTGACCGACAAAGAAGAGAGAGAACTCCCCGTGGAGATTTCGGCGGCACTCATCCACGACCAAGACGGGGCAGAGGTCGCTACGGTGGGGATTTTTAAGGATTTGCGGCGAGACCTTCACATGGAAGAACGCCTCTTGGCGGCCACAGAAGACCTTGAACGCACGCGTCGTCGGGTGGTTGTTGCGGAGCTCGCGGGGGCCGCTGCGCATGAGCTAAATCAGCCGTTGACTAGCCTCTTGGGTTATACCGAACTCATGCGGCGAAAAGTCACCGAGGCCGAGCATCTCAGGATTCTTTCGAAGATCGACTCCGATGCGAAGCGAGTGGCAG